GCAGGGTTGCTGATGTCATAGTGTATTCCTGCCCGAAGCAATCTTTCCGCCGCATCATTCTCCTTCAGTTCGGACATCACAAGCCCGGTACGCTGCAGATATTCGCTGTTCACAGGATTCAGCCGGAGCGCATTTTTATAATACTGCAACGCAGACTCGCTGTTATGAAGCAGTTTTTCTGCATTTGCTGCGGCATACGGATACCTTGCCTCCAGCGGGTCAGCAAGAGAGGCCCGGTACGCGGTGTCCCTTATCGCAATCAGCTCGCCGGGAGTTTTCACCTCATGCAGTTTTTGATTCCTTATCGAAGAATAATAGGCTTCGCCTGTAATGATGCCAGCGTGAAAGACCAGGCAGACAGTCAATACAAGGAAAACAAGAGCCGTGAGGGTTTTCAGGGGCAATTTTTTCTTTTTCAGATAAGAATCATTCAGCCCGGACCGCATCCGCGTGCTGGCTGCGGAAACAGCCACCCCGGAAAGGAAGAAAAAATAGAGCCCGTTTGCACCGATATGCAGGTTGAAGTCGGTTATGCTGTGCATGAGGATAGAAAGCAATCCAGATACGGCTGCGATGAAAAGATAAATGGAATAGATCTCGCGCCGTCTGAGAAAATTCCTGAATGCTTTATATGTCAGGACAAGAACAAACCAGAGGCAGAGTGCAAAAGCAACAAATCCTCCGTCCGAGAGAATCTCGAGATAATCGTTATGGGCATGATCAGCAACCCTGTCCCCCGTGATTGTCCGGTATTTCGGATAAATATTCACAAAACTTCCGAACCCTGTCCCGAACAGGGGAAAATCTCTGATGATATTCATGCTGTCCTTCCAGATTTCGACTCTCAGTTCCCGAATATCGCCTTCAGGACTTCTCACTTTTTCGAACCGTTCGAATATCGGCTCCCAGCCAAACCATCCGACCGAAAAAGCTATCAGAACAAATATGACAACGATTATGATCCCGCGTTTTCTGTTTGCGCCCTTCGAAATGAACAGTATCCCGAAAAATATCATCGAAATACAGAGACTCACGATACCGCTTCGCGAAAGCGTGAGAAATATTGAGGTGGCTATCAGGACGGACGCAAATCCGAGAAGAAGATAAATATTGGTTCGTTGCAGGTTAAAAAGCTCAGCGATCTTTTCCCGGAGTGACCTGTTTTTGACATGCGGCTTGTAATAAAGGAAAAGGCTGAGTACCAGGGGGAAAATCATCTCCATGAGTCCTGCATAATGGTTCCGGTTGACATAAGGGCCGAATATGCTTCCTCCCTGTCCCAATGATCTGATCCAGTAGATCTTGTTGTTCGAAAGGATATGCTGGAGTATCCCGAAAAGGGCAAGCAAAGCCCCAAAAATGACTATTACGTCTACCACCCGTATAAAATCATCTTTTCTCGCAAGGAGTTGTATGGTCAGCGCATAAAAAGCAATATACGCAGAGAGTCGGAAAAAACTCATCAGGGCTGCCTTTTTGTGTATTGAGAGAGAGAGCCAGGGACTGCCGGCCTGTTCCGCTAGGACCGTTTCGCGGTAAAGGTGGTATGTCTCAGGCGAGATGATTCTGACAAATTCCGGCGGGAGGGGAATGATCTGCAACCCTGCATATGCCAGGAGGCACAGCAGGGGGATAATGCCGGGCATCTCGTAAAGAAAAGGGTCTTTTTTCCTGACATTCCTGAGCAGAAGCAGCAACAGGGCAGCGATGGAAGTGGTCTCCATGATGACCAGTGACCAGAGTTCGACAGCGCCAAAGGCAAGAGGGGAAAAGATCAGAATACACAAAAAAAGTATAGAAATAGTTCTGGTCATTCTCAATTTTTCCAGTAATTATAGCAGGCACGGGGAAAAAAGCAATCAGGGAGAAACTTTATGACTGTTTTGTGTTTTCTGCTTCACTTGCGGGATAGTAATTGTAATACTGGTAATAGTACTGATCGCTCTTTTTTACGTCAAATCCGTTGATTACTATTCCGAGGACGCGGGTTTCGATATCGGTCTCACGTCTTCCTTTCAGGAATTTCAGGCCCCTGTCAACGATATCGTATGTTGTTTTGCCCGCCTTTGTCACAATGATTGTCCCGTCAAGTATCTTGCTCAGAATCAGGCTGTCGGTTACTGTCATGAGGGGTGGGGAATCCCAGACTATCACGTCGAACCTTTCGTTCAGCAGACTTATCAGTTCACTCATCCTGCCCGACCCGAGGAGTTCCGAGGGATTGGGAGGAACCGGACCGGACGGGATAACCGTAAGGTTTGTGAGCGGCCTTTTATATACTGTCTCGATATCAGTGGTAGCCCCCGCCAGATAGGTGCTCAAGCCGCTCAGGTTATTGAGCCTGAATACCGTATGGATCCGCGGCTTCCTGAGGTCACCATCTATGAGCATCACCGAATATCCTGATCTTGCGATGGTAATCGCCAGGTTCACTGAAGTTACTGTTTTGCCCTCATTCGGCCCCATGCTGGTGATCTGGATATTCTGCGGCGGTCTTGTTGCGGAGGACAGCATGATAGCCGTCCTGATCGTCTTGTAGCTTTCAGCATGCACAGACTGCGGTTCCTTGAGAATAATATCCTCGATATTCTCGTCCTTAGTGTCAAGCAGTGGCACAACGCCAAGGACCGGTACTCCCAGTCGTGCTTCAGCATCTTCAGGCGCTTTGACGGTGTTGTCAAGATATTCGATGAAGAAGGCAAGACCGATACCGCCAAAAAGACCGACAATTATCCCGAGCAGGATATTCAGGGATTTTCTCGGCTTCACCGGAGAAGAAGGCTTTTCAGCTTTTTCGACCACCCAAACATTCACGCTCTGGATCTCTTCCGTAACGCTCTGTTCTTTCATCCTTTTGATGAGCGCGTCATAGAGCTGCCTGTTCGTATCAACCTCCCTTGACAACACGCCGTACTGGATGAATTTCTCATTGAGATCCATCGCTTCTGCCTTGGTACCGGAAAACAT
This is a stretch of genomic DNA from Nitrospirota bacterium. It encodes these proteins:
- a CDS encoding O-antigen ligase family protein, whose translation is MTRTISILFLCILIFSPLAFGAVELWSLVIMETTSIAALLLLLLRNVRKKDPFLYEMPGIIPLLCLLAYAGLQIIPLPPEFVRIISPETYHLYRETVLAEQAGSPWLSLSIHKKAALMSFFRLSAYIAFYALTIQLLARKDDFIRVVDVIVIFGALLALFGILQHILSNNKIYWIRSLGQGGSIFGPYVNRNHYAGLMEMIFPLVLSLFLYYKPHVKNRSLREKIAELFNLQRTNIYLLLGFASVLIATSIFLTLSRSGIVSLCISMIFFGILFISKGANRKRGIIIVVIFVLIAFSVGWFGWEPIFERFEKVRSPEGDIRELRVEIWKDSMNIIRDFPLFGTGFGSFVNIYPKYRTITGDRVADHAHNDYLEILSDGGFVAFALCLWFVLVLTYKAFRNFLRRREIYSIYLFIAAVSGLLSILMHSITDFNLHIGANGLYFFFLSGVAVSAASTRMRSGLNDSYLKKKKLPLKTLTALVFLVLTVCLVFHAGIITGEAYYSSIRNQKLHEVKTPGELIAIRDTAYRASLADPLEARYPYAAANAEKLLHNSESALQYYKNALRLNPVNSEYLQRTGLVMSELKENDAAERLLRAGIHYDISNPARYKRYALWLFAAGRNDEGIKTVRKSISLEPHKTREYITIMVLNGLSDNDIRNALPERVVPHLLFADYLHKTGNDTMAEEEYLNALQFLNNEEQKKASFFYNVYNFYMKKNRHEDALKIMRQAGQVFPENAGIRITSGDLYRRLGLMYQAEQEYRNALVIEPENQNALKRLDALLREGKK
- a CDS encoding polysaccharide biosynthesis tyrosine autokinase encodes the protein MDEREIHLRDYLKIIYKRRYTVYTFFTIVFIIVLIGTFSTTPVYQASTKVLIERVEPYNLTMMYPYYSPYDPEFYETQYQLIKSTSVAQKVVRMLSLESTYESYFKGEKITPDGGRSKADILADIVSGSIIVSPIKNSKIVNLSFMSTNPDFAALIANSVARAYIEEILEMRMTSSRYSIEWMTKKAEEEKAKLEKSEKALQEYMRANNIVTLQDKVALTPEKLSELNTQLVRAETKRKELEALYNKVTGLSGNLRDAETIPAVSSEPTIQSLRSQILKAEQNIEELSKKFGKKHPSMIKAEEELRVLQQKRDQETRRVIGSIKTEYDLARSNESSLRRMFSGTKAEAMDLNEKFIQYGVLSREVDTNRQLYDALIKRMKEQSVTEEIQSVNVWVVEKAEKPSSPVKPRKSLNILLGIIVGLFGGIGLAFFIEYLDNTVKAPEDAEARLGVPVLGVVPLLDTKDENIEDIILKEPQSVHAESYKTIRTAIMLSSATRPPQNIQITSMGPNEGKTVTSVNLAITIARSGYSVMLIDGDLRKPRIHTVFRLNNLSGLSTYLAGATTDIETVYKRPLTNLTVIPSGPVPPNPSELLGSGRMSELISLLNERFDVIVWDSPPLMTVTDSLILSKILDGTIIVTKAGKTTYDIVDRGLKFLKGRRETDIETRVLGIVINGFDVKKSDQYYYQYYNYYPASEAENTKQS